Proteins encoded together in one Onychomys torridus chromosome 1, mOncTor1.1, whole genome shotgun sequence window:
- the Zscan2 gene encoding zinc finger and SCAN domain-containing protein 2, translated as MAAEEPAVTSPLSPLVQVPQEEEEEQAEVTTMILEDDSWVQEAVLQEDGPELEPIPQSAGKGSPQEEGAAEGPQGALVRFRELCRRWLRPEVHTKEQMLTVLPREIQAWLQEHRPESSEEAVALVEGLTQTFRNSDFEIQSENGENSGQDMFEDVESHEMFLKIPGGEGAQPSDGESDFERDCGSGGVQGNAAAAREDPGDVPSEGREVGQLIGLQGTYLGEKPYECPQCGKTFSRKSHLITHERTHTGEKHYKCDECGKSFSDGSNFSRHQTTHTGEKPYQCRDCGKSFSRSANLITHQRIHTGEKPFQCAECGKSFSRSPNLIAHQRTHTGEKPYSCAECGKSFGNRSSLNTHQGIHTGEKPYACKECGESFSYNSNLIRHQRIHTGEKPYRCTDCGQKFSQSSALITHRRTHTGEKPYQCSECGKRFSRSSNLATHRRTHMVEKPYKCGVCGKSFSQSSSLIAHQGVHTGEKPYECLTCGESFSWSSNLLKHQRIHTGEKPYGCGDCGRSFGQRSQLLVHQRTHTGEKPYECLLCGKRFSRGSILVMHQRAHLGDKPYRCPECGKGFSWNSVLIIHQRIHTGEKPYKCPDCGKGFSNSSNFITHQRTHLREKLY; from the exons ATGGCAGCTGAAGAGCCAGCAGTGACCTCTCCCCTCAGCCCTTTGGTTCAGGTAcctcaagaagaggaagaggaacaggCAGAGGTCACCACTATGATCCTGGAGGATGATTCGTGGGTGCAGGAAGCAGTGCTGCAGGAGGATGGCCCCGAGTTGGAGCCCATTccccagagtgctggaaaggGCAGCCCCCAGGAGGAGGGTGCAGCCGAGGGACCTCAGGGTGCGCTTGTCCGATTTCGGGAGCTCTGTCGGCGCTGGCTGAGGCCAGAGGTACACACTAAGGAGCAGATGCTAACTGTGCTGCCAAGGGAAATCCAGGCCTGGCTGCAAGAGCATCGGCCCGAGAGCAGCGAGGAGGCTGTGGCCCTGGTGGAAGGCTTGACCCAGACTTTTCGGAACAGTG aTTTTGAGATACAGAGTGAGAATGGAGAGAACTCAGGTCAAGACATGTTTGAGGATGTGGAGTCACATGAGATGTTCTTGAAAATACCCGGAGGGGAAGGTGCTCAGCCGTCTGATGGGGAGAGTGACTTTGAGAGGGACTGTGGCTCTGGGGGCGTCCAGGGAAATGCCGCCGCCGCCCGTGAGGACCCCGGGGACGTGCCATCGGAAGGAAGGGAAGTTGGCCAGCTAATAGGCCTTCAGGGCACCTACCTGGGTGAGAAGCCTTATGAATGTCCGCAGTGTGGGAAAACTTTTAGCCGGAAATCCCACCTCATCACACACGAACGGACCCACACGGGAGAGAAACACTACAAGTGCGATGAGTGTGGGAAGAGCTTTAGTGACGGCTCCAACTTCAGTAGACACCAAACGACTCACACCGGAGAGAAGCCTTACCAATGTCGGGACTGCGGGAAGAGCTTCAGCCGGAGTGCAAACCTGATCACCCACCAGCGGATCCACACGGGCGAGAAGCCTTTCCAGTGTGCCGAGTGTGGCAAGAGCTTCAGCCGGAGCCCCAACCTCATCGCGCACCAGCGCACGCACACGGGGGAGAAGCCCTACTCGTGCGCCGAGTGTGGGAAGAGCTTTGGCAACCGGTCCAGCCTTAATACTCACCAGGgaattcacactggagaaaaaccctacgCGTGTAAGGAATGTGGCGAAAGCTTCAGTTACAACTCCAACCTGATCAGACACCAGCGAATCCACACGGGGGAGAAACCGTACAGATGTACGGACTGCGGACAGAAGTTCAGCCAGAGCTCGGCGCTCATCACCCACCGGAGAACGCACACGGGCGAGAAGCCCTACCAGTGCAGCGAGTGCGGCAAACGCTTCAGCCGCAGCTCCAACCTGGCCACACACCGgcgaacccacatggtggagaagCCCTACAAGTGCGGGGTGTGCGGCAAGAGCTTCAGCCAGAGCTCCAGCCTGATCGCGCACCAGGGCGTGCACACGGGCGAGAAGCCCTACGAGTGCCTCACGTGCGGCGAGAGCTTCAGCTGGAGCTCCAACCTGCTCAAGCACCAGCGGATCCACACCGGCGAGAAGCCCTACGGATGCGGCGACTGCGGGAGGAGCTTCGGGCAGCGCTCGCAGCTGCTGGTGCACCAGCGGACGCACACCGGCGAGAAGCCCTACGAGTGCCTCCTGTGTGGCAAGCGCTTCAGCCGGGGCTCCATTCTCGTGATGCACCAAAGAGCCCACTTGGGAGATAAGCCCTATAGGTGTCCGGAGTGCGGGAAAGGCTTCAGCTGGAATTCGGTTCTCATTATACACCAGCGCatccacacaggagagaagccCTACAAATGCCCGGACTGTGGCAAAGGCTTCAGCAATAGCTCCAACTTCATCACACACCAGAGGACTCACCTGAGAGAGAAACTCTACTGA